A stretch of Balaenoptera ricei isolate mBalRic1 chromosome 9, mBalRic1.hap2, whole genome shotgun sequence DNA encodes these proteins:
- the PRSS58 gene encoding LOW QUALITY PROTEIN: serine protease 58 (The sequence of the model RefSeq protein was modified relative to this genomic sequence to represent the inferred CDS: deleted 1 base in 1 codon): MKWYLIFALMSAAVVLTFDPDYKTSSLPPYMIYLKSDYLPCVGGLIHPLWVITAAHCNLLKLQLILGVTKPSNLKEEKHIQVVGFEKMIHHPQFSITSIEHNFMLIKLQTHIELNDYVKLASLAKEPATEDTMCTVSTWTYNVCDLYKDPDSLQNVNISVISETEWREAYKTYIRDSMMCVGIVPGRRLPCKEVTAAPAMCDGVLQGILTFADGCVLRADVGIYTRIINYIPWIENTIQNN, translated from the exons atgaagtggtatctcatcttTGCACTCATGAGTGCAGCTG tTGTTTTGACCTTTGACCCAGATTAC AAGACGTCATCACTCCCCCCCTACATGATCTACTTGAAATCTGATTACTTGCCTTGTGTTGGAGGCCTGATCCACCCCCTTTGGGTGATCACAGCTGCACACTGTAACTTACT GAAGCTTCAGTTAATACTGGGGGTTACAAAACCATCaaatctaaaagaagaaaagcatataCAAGTGGTTGGTTTTGAGAAGATGATTCATCATCCACAATTCTCCATCACTTCTATTGAGCATAACTTCATGTTAATCAAGCTGCAAACCCATATTGAACTCAATGACTATGTGAAACTGGCCAGCCTGGCCAAAGAACCTGCCACTGAAGACACCATGTGCACTGTCTCCACCTGGACCTACAATGTGTGTGATCTCT aCAAGGACCCCGACTCACTGCAGAATGTCAATATCTCTGTAATATCCGAGACTGAGTGGCGCGAAGCCTATAAAACCTACATCAGAGATAGTATGATGTGCGTGGGCATCGTGCCAGGAAGGAGGCTGCCCTGCAAG GAAGTCACAGCTGCCCCTGCCATGTGCGATGGGGTACTTCAAGGAATCCTGACTTTTGCAGATGGATGTGTTTTGAGAGCCGATGTTGGCATCTATACCAGAATCATTAACTACATACCCTGGATTGAAAATACCATCCAGAACAACTGA